The sequence below is a genomic window from Mycobacterium heidelbergense.
GACCACGCTGGCCAACGGGCGGTTGTCGGGCACCAAAATCGGTGTCGCCTATGCCGAACAAGCGGATTGGATGGTCGTGACCGCCGACGGCGCGGTCGTGGTGGTGTCACCCAAGGCGGACGGTGTGCGCCTGGTGCGCACGCCGACGTCGAACGGTTCCGACGAGTACACGGTCACGTTCAGTGGTGTGGCGGTTCCCGATTCCGACGTCTTGGCGGGCGCGGCGCACCGGGTCAACCAGCTCGCGCTGGCGGCGATCGGCGCTTATGCCGACGGGTTGGTGGCCGGCGCGCTGCGCCTCACCGCCGACTACGTGGCCAACCGCAAGCAGTTCGGCAAGCCGTTGTCGACGTTCCAGACCGTGGCCGCGCAGCTCTCCGAGGTCTACATCGCCTCGCGCACCATCGATTTGGCGGCGAAGTCGGTGGTATGGCGGCTGACCGAAGGACGGGACGCCGATGACGACCTGGATGTCCTCGGGTACTGGGTGGCGTCGCAGGCGCCGCCGGCGATGCAGACCTGCCATCATCTGCACGGCGGCATGGGCATGGACATCACGTATCCCATGCACCGGTACTACTCCACGATCAAGGACCTGACCCGGCTGCTGGGCGGCCCATCGCTGCGACTCGACCTGGTGGGAGCGCAATGTTCATCGACCTGACCCCGGAGCAGCGCCAGCTGCAAGCCGAGCTACGGCAATACTTTTCGAATCTGATCTCCTCCGACGAGATGAAGGCGATGGAGGAAGACCGCCACAACGCCGCCTACCGCGCCGTGATCCGGCGGATGGGCCGGGACGGCAAGCTCGGCGTCGGGTGGCCAAAGGAGTTCGGCGGCCTCGGTTTCGGCCCGATCGAGCAACAGATCTTCGTCAACGAGGCCCACCGGGCCGACGTGCCGTTGCCGGCCGTGACCCTGCAGACGGTGGGGCCCACGCTGCAGGTCTACGGCAGCGAGCTGCAGAAGAAGAAGTTCCTGCCGGCGATCCTGGCCGGCGAGTTGCACTTCGCGATCGGCTACACCGAGCCGGAGGCGGGGACCGACCTGGCGTCGTTGCGCACCACCGCCGTGCGTCAGGGCGACGAGTACATCGTCAACGGGCAGAAGATCTTCACCACCGGCGCACACGACGCCGACTACATCTGGCTGGCCTGCCGCACTGACCCGGAAGCCGTGAAGCACAAGGGGATTTCGATCCTGATCGTCGACACGAAGGACCCCGGTTATTCCTGGACGCCGATCATCCTGTCCGACGGCGCCCACCACACCAACGCCACCTACTACAACGACGTGCGGGTGCCCGCCGACATGCTGGTCGGCGAGGAGAACGGCGGATGGCGGCTGATCACCACCCAGCTCAACAACGAGCGGGTGATGCTCGGTCCGGCGGGTCGGTTCGCCGCCATCTACGACCGGGTGCACGCCTGGGCGTCCAAGCCGGGCGGCGATGGGGTCACCCCGATCGACCACGACGACGTCAAGCGCGCGCTCGGCGAGATCCATGCGATGTGGCGGATCAACGAGTTGCTCAACTGGCAGGTGGCCGCGGCGGGTGAGGACATCAACGTGGCCGACGCCGCGTCGACGAAAGTCTTTGGCACCGAGCGTGTGCAGTACGTCGGCCGGCTCGCCGAGGAAGTCGTCGGCAGGTACGGTAACCCCGCCGAGCCGGACACCGCCGAGCTGCTCAACTGGCTGGACTCCCAGACCAAGCGCAACCTGGTGATCACCTTCGGTGGGGGCGTGAACGAAGTCATGCGCGAAATGATCGCGGCCTCAGGCCTCAAGGTGCCGCGGGTGCCTCGATGACCGACATCCAGGAAGCCCTCGCCGAGATCAAGGCGGCCGGTGGACCCAAGCCGCGCGCCGGCCGTGACCCGGTGAACCGGCCGACGATCAACAACTGGGTGGAGGCGATCGGCGATCGCAATCCCATCTACGTGGACGAGGCCGCGGCCCGCGCCGCCGGACATCCGGGAATTGTCGCCCCGCCGGCGATGATTCAGGTGTGGACAATGTTCGGCCTGGGCGGGGAGCGCCCCAAGGACGATCCGATGGGGCCCATCATGCAGCTGTTCGACGACGCCGGCTATGTCGGCGTCGTCGCCACCAACTGCGAGCAGACGTACCACCGTTACCTGCGGCCCGGCGAGCAGGTCAGCATCACCTCCGAGATGGGCGACATCGTCGGGCCCAAGCAGACCGCGCTCGGGGAAGGCTTCTTCGTCAACCAGCACATCGTCTGGCGGGTCGGTGACGAGGATGTCGCCGAGATGAACTGGCGCATCCTCAAATTCAAGCCGCGCGAGTCTTCTGGCCCGGCCGTGCCCGCCGACCTGGACCCCGACGCCATGATGCGCCCGTCGTCGTCGCGGGACACCGCGTTCTTCTGGGAGGGCGTCAAGGCGCACGAATTGCGGATTCAGCGCCGTCCCGACGGCGGCCTGCAGCACCCGCCGGTGCCGGCGGTGTGGCAGGACAAAACCGAGCCGATCGACTACGTGGTGGCCGCAGGCAGGGGCACGGTGTTCAGCTTCGTGGTGCACCATGCGCCGAAGGTGCCCGGCCGCACGCTGCCCTTCGTCATCGCTTTGGTCGAGCTGGAGGAGGGTGTGCGCATGCTGGGCGAGCTGCGCGGGGCGGACCCGGCCGAGGTGAAGATCGGAATGCGCGTGCGCGCAACCTATATCGACTTCCCGGCCGGCGATAGCGGCCCCGAGTGGACCCTCTACGCGTGGGAGCCCTTGGAGGGTCGAGCATGAGCGCGCCCGTCGTTGACGTGGGCACGGTGCTGCCCGAGCTGAAGCTGTATGGAGATCCCACGTTCATCATCTCGACGGCCCTGGCCACCAGGGACTTTCAGGACGTGCACCATGACCGCGATTTGGCGCAGGCCAAGGGGTCGAACGACATCTTCGTCAACATCCTCACCGACACCGGTCTGGTGCAGCGCTACGTCACCGACTGGGCCGGCCCGTCGGCGCTGATCAAATCCATCGGCCTTCGGCTCGGGGTGCCGTGGTACGCCTACGACACGGTGACATTCTCCGGCGAGGTGACCGCCGTGGACGACGGACTGATCACCGTAAAGGTGGTGGGCCGCAACAGCCTTGGCGATCACGTCATCGCCACCGTGACGCTGACGATGGGGGATGCCTGATGTTGTCGGGTAAGGCTGCGATCGTCGGCATCGGTGCCACCGACTTCTCAAAGGACTCCGGCCGCAGCGAACTCCGGCTGGCGGCCGAGGCGGTGCTTGACGCCCTGGACGACGCCGGCCTGAGTCCGGCCGACGTCGACGGGCTGACGACGTTCACGATGGACACCAACACCGAGATCGCGGTCGCGCGTGCGGCCGGCATCGGCGAGCTGAAGTTCTTCTCCAAGATCCACTACGGCGGAGGCGCCGCGTGCGCGACCGTCCAGCAGGCGGCGATGGCCGTCGCGACGGGAGTCGCCGACGTCGTGGTCGCATACCGGGCATTCAACGAACGCTCCGGGATGCGGTTCGGCCAGGTGCAGACCCGGCTGGTGGGAGACGCTGGCGCACAGGCCGATTCGACGGCCGCCGACAACTCCTTCTCGTATCCGCACGGGCTTTCCACGCCGGCCGCGCAGGTCGCCATGATCGCCCAGCGCTACATGCACCTGTCGGGCGCGACCAGCCGGGACTTCGGTGCGATCTCGGTGGCCGACCGCAAGCACGCCGCCAAGAACCCGAAGGCGTACTTCTACGAAAAGCCGATAACCATTGAGGACCACCAGAATTCGCGGTGGATCGCCGAGCCGTTACGGCTGCTGGACTGCTGCCAGGAGACCGACGGCGCGGTCGCGATCGTGGTGACGTCCGCGGAGCGCGCGCGGGACCTCAAGCAGCGGCCGGCGATCATCGAGGCGGCGTCGCAGGGCTCCAGCCCCGACCAGTACACGATGGTCAGCTACTACCGGCCCGAGCTCGGCCTGCCCGAGATGGGTCTGGTGGGTCGGCAGCTCTGGGCGCAGTCCGGGCTGTCGCCGGCCGACATCCAGACCGCGGTCTTGTACGACCACTTCACGCCGTTCACCCTGATTCAGTTGGAGGAGTTGGGCTTCTGCGGCAAGGGCGAGGCCAAGGACTTCATCGCCGACGGCGCCATCGAGGTGGGCGGGCGGCTTCCCATCAACACGCACGGGGGTCAACTCGGCGAGGCCTACATCCACGGCATGAACGGCATCGCGGAGGGGGTTCGGCAACTGCGTGGCACCTCGGTGAACCCGGTGCCCAACGTGGAGCATGTGCTCGTCACCGCGGGTACCGGCGTGCCGACCTCCGGCCTGATCCTCGGCTGACCCGCGCCGGCCCGCGCCGGCCCGCGCCGAGCGGCGCTACCCGCGCCGGCCCGCGCCGAGCGTCACGCCAGCGTGGCCGTCAGCGTCGAACGTCACGCTAGCGTGACGCTGTGGATAGATGCCGCACGCTGACGTGACGCTTGGCGCGACTCGTGGAACGCTGCCGTCATGGCGGAGCCATTCATCGGTAGCGAGGCCGTCGCGAACGGAAACGTCGTCAAGAGCGCGCTGCGGACGCGCTATACCAAGTTGTTCCGGGACGTGTACGTCATCCTCGGACTCGAGAGAAGTCCGCTCGTGCGGGCGAGGGCGGGATGGCTCTGGTCGCGACGGCGAGGCATTGTCGCGGGACTCTCGGCCTCAGCGTTATATGGCTCCAAGTGGATCGACCCTTCCGCTCCGCTCGAGATCCTGCACACAAATCGAAATCCGCTGCCGGGCATACGAGTTCGCGGGAACAGCATTGACGATGATGAGGTCGTGTTGATTGAAGGTATACCGGTGACCACCCCGGCCCGGACGGCGCTCGATTTGGCGTGCTGGTACCCCAGGGACGAAGCGGTGGCGGCTATCGATGCTCTACTGGCGGCCGCGGACGTGAAGATAGCGGAGGTCGAGCTCCTCTTTGAGCGGTATCCCGGGCGGCGTGGAATCCGTGGCGCGCGCAAGGCGGTCGTGTTGGCGGACGGCGGATCGCAGTCGCCAAAGGAGACGTGGCTTCGATTGTTGCTGATTGACGCGGGCTTTCCGCGGCCGCAGACACAGATTCACGTCTATGACGAGTTTGGCGAGGTCTTCGCGTATCTCGACATGGGTTGGGAAGAGCTGAAAGTGGCCGCCGAATACGACGGCGAGCAGCATCGAACCGATGGGTGGCGATACAGGTGGGATATTCGGCGACGGGAAAAGCTCGACCGGCTCGGCTGGATCGTGATCCGGGTGGTCGCGGGGGATCGGCCCGCCGAGATCGTTAGCCGCGTTCGCGCCGCATGGGCTGGCCGAGCGTCACGCTAGTGTTGTGAGTCATTAATTATGATCTAGCTGTTAGACTGGGTTGTGCCTGCTCCCCGTGCTGCCGAGATCGTGTTGACCGCCGACGAGCGGACCGAGTTGGAGGGGTGGGCACGACGGCGCAGCAGTGCGGCGGGGTTGGCGATGCGGTCGCGAATTGTGTTGGCGGCCGCCGAGGGCGGGACGAATACCGAACTGGCCCAACGGTTGGGATTGTCGATCACGACGGTGCGCCGGTGGCGCAATCGGTTCGTCGTTGACCGTTGTGACGGCTTGCTCGACGAGCCGCGTCCTGGCCGGCCCCGGGTCATCGGCGACGAGCGGATCAAAGACTTGATCACCGCGACGTTGGAGACCACTCCACCTGATGCCACGCACTGGTCGACCCGGTCGATGGCCGAGCATCTGGGCTTGAGCCAGTCGATGGTCTCGCGGGTCTGGCGGGCATTCGGATTGGCTCCGCACAGACAAGATTCGTGGAAATTGTCCAAGGATCCACTGTTCGTCGAGAAGGTCCGCGACGTGGTCGGGCTCTACCTGGACCCACCCGAACGCGCGGTCGTGCTCTGCGTCGACGAGAAGACCCAGATCCAGGCCCTCAACCGCACCCAACCGGTGTTTCCGATGCTGCCTGGCACTCCGGCGCGGGCCAGCCACGACTACATCCGACATGGCACCTCAAGTCTGTACGCCGCCCTGGACCTGGCCACAGGCAAAGTCATCGGATCCCTGCACGCTCGCCACCGCAGCCGGGAGTTCCTGGCGTTCCTCAAAAAGATCGACGCCGAAGTCCCCGCTGACCTGGACTGCCACGTCGTGCTCGACAACGCCTCCACACACAAGACACCGGCGGTGAAGCGGTGGCTGACCAACCATCCCCGGTTCGTGCTGCACTTCACCCCGACCAGCTCGTCATGGCTCAACCTTGTCGAACGCTGGTTTTCCGAGCTGACCACCAAAAAGCTGCGTCGCGCCACCCACACCTCGGTAAGACAACTCAACACCGACATCCGCGCCTGGATCCAAACCTGGAACGACAACCCCCGCCCCTACGTCTGGACCAAGACCGCCGACCAAATCCTGACCAGCATCGGCAACTACTGCACCAGAATTAATGACTCAGGACACTAGCGTGACGCTCGCAGGCCGGCGCCACGCTAGCGTGACGCTCGGCGCAAAGGAGGCGGGCGAGGCGCAAAGAGGCCGGCGCAAAAGAGGCCGGCGATGCCCTCTAGACCGGGACGAGCTCGACGCCGCTGAGCACCACGGCGTTGTCGCGCGAAGGCGCGACAACGCTGGCCAAGAACCGGCCTTGGGAAGACGTCGAGTCCTTCCAGATGCCGACCTTGAGCGTCTCGCCGGGAAAGGCCACACCGGCGAAGCGTGCGCCATACGCGGCTACCGCACCGGCATCGCCATCCAGCAGCGCGTCGGTGATCGCCTTGCAGGTCATGCCGTAGGTGCACAGCCCGTGCAGAATGGGCATGGGAAAGCCTGCCGCGGCGGCAAAGTCGGGATCGGAGTGCAGCGGGTTGCGGTCACCGCAGAGCCGGTACAGCAGCGCCTGCTGCGGCAGAATCGGGACCTCGACCTCCAGATCGGGCGCGCGGTCCGGCGCCGTGTCCGACGTGGACGGCCCGCGGGACCCGCCGAAGCCGCCTTCGCCGCGGGCGAAGATCGACCGCTTCTGCGTCCACAGCAGGGTGCCGTCCGGGGCGCTGACCGTCGTCTCGCTCCAGATCACCGCGGCCTTGCCCTTGTCCCAGATGTCGGTGAACCGGGTGACGGCCTTGGCGGAGCCCGAAGGCGGCAGCGGCGCCGGCACTTCCACGCGCTCAGACGCGTGCAACACCTTAGCCAGCTCGATGTCGATCCCGGGAAACTGCACCGTCGGCGGTGTGGTCATGTGGAAGCTGGCGGCGACATTGCCGAACGTCGGCAGCACCTGCGGGGTGTCGTCGGCCAGGTAGCGCAGCTCGCGCGGATCCATCGGATCCGCGCCGGCGCCCAGCCCAAGGTGGTAGAGCTGGATATCGCTGCTCTCCCAAGAGAATTCGATCGGATCCAGCTCGGCGCCCAGCGCGACTTCCACATCGATCGGCATGTCAGCGTTCTCCCGCGATGTGCAGGGCGGCGAGGTAGCCGAATGTCATCGCCGGCCCGATCGTGCCGCCCGGACCCGGGTAGGTGTGCCCCATCACCGGTGCGCTGACATTGCCTGCGGCGTAAAGCCCTTCGATGATGCTGCCGTCGTCGCGTAGCGCGCGGCCGTGCACATCGGTGCGGATGCCACCCTTGGTCCCGAGGTCGCCGGGCACCATCCTGGCGGCGTAGTAGGGCGCGTGGCTGACCTCGCCAAGGTTGGGATTGGGCTTGTTGGTGGGGTCGCCGTAGTAGCGGTCATAGGCGCTTTCCCCGCGGTGGTAGTCCTCGTCGACGCCCGATCGCGCGAAGCCGTTGAATCGCCGCACGGTGGCCACGAATTCGCCGACCGGAAGCCCGGCCTTCTCGGCCAGTTGATCCAGGGTGTCCGCCCGGATGATCACGCCGGAATCCAGCCACTTGCTCGGAATGCGTTGTCCGGGATTCAATCCCGCGAAGATGTAGCGGTCCCGGTACCGCTGGTCGAACACCAGCCACGCGGGAATGTTCTCGCCCGGACCGGGCCCCTGGCCGTATTCCCCGCCGTACATGTGGTGGCAGGCTTCGACGTAGGGCATCGACTCGTTCATGAACCGCTTGCCGGACATGTTCACGATGATCGACCCCGGCGAGTTGCGCTCCGACAGCGCGAACCAGGGCGCGCCCACCAGCGGCACCGTCGGCCCCCACCAGGCGTCCTCCATCAGATCCAATGCGGCGCCGAGCTTTTCGCCAGCGACGATGCCGTCGCCGGTGTTGGCCTTGGCGCCGACGGTCCACTCGGTGGTGATGGGCGCACGCTGGTACTTCACCCGCATCTGTTCGTTGTGCTCGAACCCGCCGCAGGCCAGGATCACACCGCGCCGGGCCCGGATCAACCGCGGCTCAGCCGATTCCGACTCAGTGGCGTCGCGGACGTAGACTCCGCGCACCGCGCCGTCCTCGACGTAGAGGTCGGTGAGCGCGGTGTTGAGCACGACCGGCACGCCGGCCCGCTGCAACCCGATCCGCAACGGCCCGATCAGCGCCCGCCCCATGCCCACCAGGTTCTTGCCGCTCGCCTTGGCCCACATCGTGCGCGCGCCCACCCTCAGGCTGCGCAGCACGCCCCGCGGATGCCTCTTCAGTTGGTTAAGGCGCACGTAATCCTGTTGCATGACAACCACGTTGAGCGGCACCTTGCCGTAAGCCGGCTCCAGCCCGGCCTCGTCGGCACCGAGCTTGCGCGCGTTGAACGGCTTGGGCTCGATCGACCGGCCGCCGGCGCGGCCGCCCGGCGCCTCGGGGTAGTAGTCGGCGTAGCGCGGCACCCAGCACATCTTCAACGGCGTGTGCTTGAGCACGAACGACAGCATCTCGGGCCCGCGGCCGAGGTAGACGTCGATGCGCTCCGGCTCGACGACGTCGCCGATGATGCCGTGCAGGTAGGTGCGGGCCGCCTCCGGGGTGTCGCGCACGCCGTCGCGCTCGAGCACCTCGTTGTTCGGAATCCAGACGCCGCCGCCCGACCGCGCGGTGGAGCCGCCGAAATGCGGGGCCTTCTCGATGACTACTGTCGATAGACCCCGGTGCCCGGCGGTTAAGGCAGCCACCATGCCGGCTCCGCCGCTCCCGACCACGACGACGTCGTACTCCTGCGCTGTCATATAGAACACGTTATAGAATTGCCAGGGCTGGGCGCTACCGGCCCGGTCACACCGATAACTTCACGACAAGGGGACTTCCGGGAAATGCTCAGTGTTGCGATCCGCGACGAGCTGGCCGCCGACCTGGCGCAGGCGGAGCGGAGCCGGGAGCCGATCGCCCCGCTGACGTCCGCCTACCCCGATATTGACGTCGTCGACGCCTACGAGATCCAGCTGATCAACATCCGTCAGCGGGTGGCCGAAGGGGCCAGGGTGCTGGGGCACAAAGTGGGCCTGTCGTCGCTGGCGATGCAGCAGATGATGGGGGTCGACGAACCGGACTACGGGCATCTGCTCGACGAGATGCAGGTGTTCGAAGACACCCCGGTCAAGGCGGGCCGCTATCTGTATCCGCGGGTCGAGGTCGAAGTCGGTTTCATCCTGGCCGCGGACCTGCCGGGAGCCGACTGCACCGAGGACGATGTGCTGGCGGCCACCGCGGCCCTGGCCCCGTCCATCGAGCTGATCGACACCCGGATCACCGACTGGAAGATCCAGTTGTGCGACACCATCGCCGACAACGCCTCGTCGGCGGGCTTCGTCCTCGGTGACGCCCGGGTGTCGCCGGCGGACCTCGACGTCAAGGCGATCGACGCGGTGCTGACCCGCAACGGTGAGGTGGTCGCCGAGGGCCGCAGCGATGCGGTGCTGGGTAATCCGGTGACCGCGGTGGCGTGGTTGGCTCGCAAGGTGGAAAGCTTCGGGGTGCGGCTCCGCAAGGGTGACGTCGTGCTTCCCGGATCGTGCACGCGGGCGATCGATGCCCGCGCCGGTGACCAGTTCGTCGCCGACTTCACGGGGCTGGGTTCCGTCCGGTTGTCGTTCGAATAGGTGTCGGATTAGTTTTGAATTGATCCAAATATCCGAATAGGGAGCATCATGCCGTCCAAGGCGAGTGTGGCCATTGTCGGGTCGGGAAACATCAGCACCGACCTGCTGTACAAACTTCTGCGATCGGACTGGCTGGAGCCTCGCTGGATGGTGGGGATCGACCCGCAAAGCGAGGGCCTGGCGCGGGCCCGCAAGCTCGGTCTGGAGACCACCCACGAAGGGGTCGACTGGCTGCTGGCGCAGCCCGAGAAGCCCGACCTGGTGTTCGAGGCGACCAGCGCCTACGTGCACAGGGACGCGGCGCCCAAGTACGCGGCCGCGGGGATCCGGGCCATCGACCTGACGCCGGCCGCGGTAGGCCCGGCGGTCATTCCGCCGGCGAACCTGCGCGAGCACCTGGATGCGCCGAACGTCAACATGATCACCTGCGGGGGACAGGCGACCATCCCGATCGTGTATGCGGTCTCGCGGGTGGTGGAAGTGCCCTACGCCGAGATCGTGGCGTCGGTGGCGTCGGTGTCCGCCGGCCCGGGCACCAGGGCCAACATCGACGAGTTCACCAAGACCACCAGCAACGGCGTCGCGACCATCGGCGGGGCCGCGCGTGGCAAGGCGATCATCATCCTGAACCCGGCCGACCCGCCGATGATCATGCGCGACACCATCTTCTGCGCCATCCCCGAGGACGCCGACCGCGAGGCGATCGCCAAATCCATCCACGACGTGGTGGCCGAGGTGCAGACCTATGTGCCCGGATACCGGCTGCTCAACGAGCCGCAGTTCGACGAGCCGTCGATCAACTCCGGCGGCCAGGCCCTGGTCACCACGTTCATCGAGGTCGAGGGGGCCGGCGATTACCTGCCCCCGTATGCGGGAAACCTCGACATCATGACCGCGGCGGCCACCAAGGTCGGCGAGGAGATCGCCAAGGAAACACTGTCGGTCGCAGGAGGTACGCGATGAGCCGCGCCATCGACGATGCAGAGCGAAGCGATGAGGAGGAGTGGCGCCGATGAGTACCGACGTCTTCTTCAACCCGATCTGGGACGTCCGGATGACCGACACGTCCCTGCGCGACGGGTCCCACCACAAGCGTCACCAGTTCACCAACGACGAGGTCGGCGCCATCGTGGCGGCGTTGGACGCCGCGGGCGTCCCTGTGATCGAGGTGACGCACGGCGACGGGCTGGGCGGCTCGAGCTTCAACTACGGGTTCTCCAAGACCCCCGAGCAGGAGCTGATCAAGCTCGCGGCGGAGACCGCCAAGGAGGCCAAGATCGCCTTCCTGATGCTGCCCGGGGTGGGCACCAAGGAGGACATCAAGGAGGCCCAGAACAACGGCGGCTCGATCTGCCGGATTGCCACCCACTGCACCGAGGCCGACGTGTCCATCCAGCACTTCGGGCTGGCCCGCGAGCTCGGCCTGGAGACGGTCGGGTTTTTGATGATGGCCCACACCATCCCGCCGGAGAAGCTCGCGGCCCAGGCCCGCATCATGGCCGACGCCGGCTGCCAGTGCGTCTACGTGGTCGACTCCGCCGGGGCGCTGGTCCTCGAAGGGGTGCGCGACCGGGTGGCGGCGCTGGTCGCCGAACTCGGTGACGACGCTCAGGTTGGTTTTCACGGGCACGAAAACCTCGGCCTCGGGGTGGCCAACTCGGTGGAGGCCGTCCGCGCCGGCGCCAAGCAGATCGACGGCTCCTGCCGCCGCTTCGGGGCCGGTGCGGGTAACGCGCCCGTCGAGGCCCTGATCGGTGTGTTCGACAAGATCGGCGTGAAGACCGGGATCGATTTCTTCGACATCGCCGACGCCGCCGAGGACGTGGTGCGCCCGGCCATGCCGGCCGAATGCGTGCTCGACCGCAACGCCCTGATCATGGGCTACTCCGGGGTTTACTCCAGCTTCCTCAAGCACGCGGTGCGCCAGGGCGAGCGCTACGGCGTGCCGGCCCACGAGCTGCTGCACCGGGCCGGCCAGCGCAAGCTCATCGGTGGTCAGGAAGACCAGCTCATCGACATCGCCCTGGAAATCAAGCGCGAGCAAGCCAGCGGCGCCGCGGTAACGCACTAACGACGCCGGCGCTGCGCGGCCGGCCCCTCGCCCGGCTGCGTGGTCGATCCGAGCGCCGCTGCATTATTCTTAAAAGCGTTATGAATCCGGCGGAGGGCGGTGACCCTCCGTCGGGCTTAGCTCGGCCGCGAGGGGACCGATGAGCTTTTTGACGTTGCCGCCGGAGATCAATTCGCTGCTGATGTACGCGGGTGCCGGTTCGGCTCCGATGATCGAGGCCGCGACGGCGTGGAATGGGCTGGCCGCAGAGTTGGCGTCCGCGGCCGAGTCGTTTGCGTCGGTGACGTCGACCTTGGCGGGGCAGGCATGGCAGGGTGCGGCGGCGACGGCGATGGCCGCCGCGGCCGCCCCGTACGCCGGGTGGTTGAGCGCGGCGGCGTCTCAGGCGTCCGGGGCGGCGGCTCAAGCCGAGGCGGTCGTCAGTGCCTTCGAATCCGCGCTGGCGGCGACGGTGCACCCGCTGCAGGTAGAGGCCAATCGCAACGACCTGGTGCAGCTGGTGATGTCCAACCTGTTCGGGCAGAACTGGCCGGCGATCGCGGCGACCGAGTCCTACTACGAGCAGATGTGGGCCCAGGACGTGTCGGCGATGGTGGGTTATCACGGTGGGGCCTCGGCGGCCGCCGCGCAATTGACGGCGGGGCAGGCCAGCTTGCCGATCGTGCCCAGCCTGCCGGGCGTGGGCAATATCTCCGGTATCTCCGGCAACTCGAACGCGGCGGGCGGAAGCACCGGCGGCGTCGGTGCCGGCAGCGGCGGCGCCACCCCTCAGGGCAGCGCAAACCCGGGTGGCGTCAACGTGAGCGGCGGAAGCGCTAACGTCGCTTCTCCGGCGGGCGTGGGCGACGATTACGTCGGCGGCGCCAACGTCGGCGATTCCCACGCCGATTTCGGAAC
It includes:
- the dmpG gene encoding 4-hydroxy-2-oxovalerate aldolase, which gives rise to MSTDVFFNPIWDVRMTDTSLRDGSHHKRHQFTNDEVGAIVAALDAAGVPVIEVTHGDGLGGSSFNYGFSKTPEQELIKLAAETAKEAKIAFLMLPGVGTKEDIKEAQNNGGSICRIATHCTEADVSIQHFGLARELGLETVGFLMMAHTIPPEKLAAQARIMADAGCQCVYVVDSAGALVLEGVRDRVAALVAELGDDAQVGFHGHENLGLGVANSVEAVRAGAKQIDGSCRRFGAGAGNAPVEALIGVFDKIGVKTGIDFFDIADAAEDVVRPAMPAECVLDRNALIMGYSGVYSSFLKHAVRQGERYGVPAHELLHRAGQRKLIGGQEDQLIDIALEIKREQASGAAVTH
- a CDS encoding 2-keto-4-pentenoate hydratase, giving the protein MLSVAIRDELAADLAQAERSREPIAPLTSAYPDIDVVDAYEIQLINIRQRVAEGARVLGHKVGLSSLAMQQMMGVDEPDYGHLLDEMQVFEDTPVKAGRYLYPRVEVEVGFILAADLPGADCTEDDVLAATAALAPSIELIDTRITDWKIQLCDTIADNASSAGFVLGDARVSPADLDVKAIDAVLTRNGEVVAEGRSDAVLGNPVTAVAWLARKVESFGVRLRKGDVVLPGSCTRAIDARAGDQFVADFTGLGSVRLSFE
- the kstD gene encoding 3-oxosteroid 1-dehydrogenase, which gives rise to MTAQEYDVVVVGSGGAGMVAALTAGHRGLSTVVIEKAPHFGGSTARSGGGVWIPNNEVLERDGVRDTPEAARTYLHGIIGDVVEPERIDVYLGRGPEMLSFVLKHTPLKMCWVPRYADYYPEAPGGRAGGRSIEPKPFNARKLGADEAGLEPAYGKVPLNVVVMQQDYVRLNQLKRHPRGVLRSLRVGARTMWAKASGKNLVGMGRALIGPLRIGLQRAGVPVVLNTALTDLYVEDGAVRGVYVRDATESESAEPRLIRARRGVILACGGFEHNEQMRVKYQRAPITTEWTVGAKANTGDGIVAGEKLGAALDLMEDAWWGPTVPLVGAPWFALSERNSPGSIIVNMSGKRFMNESMPYVEACHHMYGGEYGQGPGPGENIPAWLVFDQRYRDRYIFAGLNPGQRIPSKWLDSGVIIRADTLDQLAEKAGLPVGEFVATVRRFNGFARSGVDEDYHRGESAYDRYYGDPTNKPNPNLGEVSHAPYYAARMVPGDLGTKGGIRTDVHGRALRDDGSIIEGLYAAGNVSAPVMGHTYPGPGGTIGPAMTFGYLAALHIAGER
- a CDS encoding acetaldehyde dehydrogenase (acetylating) → MPSKASVAIVGSGNISTDLLYKLLRSDWLEPRWMVGIDPQSEGLARARKLGLETTHEGVDWLLAQPEKPDLVFEATSAYVHRDAAPKYAAAGIRAIDLTPAAVGPAVIPPANLREHLDAPNVNMITCGGQATIPIVYAVSRVVEVPYAEIVASVASVSAGPGTRANIDEFTKTTSNGVATIGGAARGKAIIILNPADPPMIMRDTIFCAIPEDADREAIAKSIHDVVAEVQTYVPGYRLLNEPQFDEPSINSGGQALVTTFIEVEGAGDYLPPYAGNLDIMTAAATKVGEEIAKETLSVAGGTR